The genomic region GGCTGCTCGACGCGCTGCTCCAGCTGCTTCCGAATGTAGCCCTGGTACTCGACGTATGCGTGCGCGGCGGCGACCAACTGCTCGACGGGGGCGGTTGCGCCCATCAGCAGTTGCCTGCCCTCATGCCCACGCTTCACCCGCGCGATATCTGCGCGTGGGATGCCCAGCAGATCGCAGATCACCAGTCCCGGCAGCGGAAAGGCAAACTGCGTGATCAGATCCGCCTGCCCATCCTGGATAAAGGCGTCGATCAACTGGTTGGTCAGCGCGCGAATCCGGGGCTCGAGCGACGCGACACGCTGCGGGGTCAGCGCTTTCCCAAACACAGCCCGCACGCGGGCATGATCCGGCGGATCGGTCTGCACCAGCGACTGAAATGTGAGGTAGCCCCGTTCGAGCACCGCGTTCACCGGCGCGGGAAGGACGCTTGTGGATTCCAGCGCCCCGGCGGACGAGAAGATGTGGGGCTGCTTCAGGACGGTGCAGATGTCGTCATAGCGCGTGACCGCCCACATATCGAAGCGTGGGCTGTAGAAGACTGGCTGATCGCGCCGGGCATGGGCATAGACCGGATACGGATCGTCGAGCTGGTCAGGGGCAAACGGGTC from Herpetosiphonaceae bacterium harbors:
- a CDS encoding cytochrome P450; translation: DPFAPDQLDDPYPVYAHARRDQPVFYSPRFDMWAVTRYDDICTVLKQPHIFSSAGALESTSVLPAPVNAVLERGYLTFQSLVQTDPPDHARVRAVFGKALTPQRVASLEPRIRALTNQLIDAFIQDGQADLITQFAFPLPGLVICDLLGIPRADIARVKRGHEGRQLLMGATAPVEQLVAAAHAYVEYQGYIRKQLEQRVEQPQDDLLTLLVPAEIGGSAPLSLQEAVCNAIDLFAAGHETTTGLIGNGLALLLSHPAQMQALRDDPGLLPGAIEEMLRMESPVRGLFRMTTSEVVLGNALLPKGARLLVLYGSGNRDETQFSDPDTFDIRRADANKHVAFGKGIHFCIGSVLARLEGRIAFETLLQRLPGLRRHADEPAVPRPFLIMRCYDHFPIVWDRVPAA